The Ostrea edulis chromosome 1, xbOstEdul1.1, whole genome shotgun sequence genomic sequence aatatcaagCGATAATTTTATCTGCTGTTTAAGCCATGTATTTACATCACCCACATTGTTGTTCTTTCTTATCAAAGTTACCCTCCccccctcaaatttcaaatttaaggtaaatcgtggtctcttgtttagaaaaatgtaaacgataaaagaaacaatgatttcttccactctcggagaaataaatgacaaaatcttttgaggtatggaattacttttattgggagaacttacatttgttcggaaaacccttaaaatttgcgtcattttatgaTTTCACCTAATTGAAAattactacataggagacatatttcaagccctgtaaatccaggagcttcggggggggggggggggggggctcaaggcggccccagacCCCCTACCTCATAAAGTTACCCCCCACCGCAAttactggatccgcccctgcactAGACATAAGGTAGGtctacatatattacatattttttcaaatgtgggtttttttctgaaGCACGAAAAAACCCGCCCTGCATAGCTTTACTGCTTATTCACACACATCTACCAATGGGGTGTAAAAGTAGTGGGAGACTTAATTatcagaatacatgtattgaaaacaccttgataaaatacacacatgcagaatattcatgatttatttCAATCGTAAATTACATAATAACAAAACAACATTAAgcaatacacatatatacattaatCAATAATTAACATAATTTGATACAAAAAGACTAAAAATGTCAGGGACCTTTAAGGTTAAACACAGTTTTATTTTCCTTAACGGACAGGAAACTTTGAGAAAGTGTCGATTATGTTAAAGACTTTATTTTGTACGCAAATACATGGAAACGCAACAGACGTGCTGGACAATTTATTTAATAGGATATTGTACAAAGATATTTAGTTAGTAGCCTATCAGATTTTATACTCGGTACATCTACTGACAAATGTGAACAAATACCTGTGTAATATTATGTCTCGGACACCTATCTTAGTGTCTATATACACAATGTCTTCTgacatgtgtttttatttcacaCATCTCTCTCTTGTACTCTGTAACAACATCTCTCTAGAATTCTATCAGGGACTATACAGAGCGTCTTCTGACAtgtagtagttaccccatatgatattgttagttatgtgcagatacccaatgggtgtggtcataatgacacgaggGAGCGTAACTCCcgagtgtcattatgaccacgccAATCGGGTATCtgaacataatcaacaatattatatgggctaagtgacttgtaccatagtttagTATTATTAGCAATATATTCAACTGATGATGGtggttatttttaaaaaaatcctatttgatatccttcattctaatacatattttgactaaattggctggaaaaacatttacatatatatacaacagattaaaaaaaaaatggtgaaacatacgagagagaaaaaagattaagaattgtaagattcaaaaccataaaagaaacacaagtctgattcactctgtccgctaaacaagtttatctctcaaacgcgttcttatcacgtgactgggtcttttataaaactctttataaattATACCCGTATTTCTATCtacacgtgtttctcgacttgagaatatggaaatagaaagtctttgggacAAGACCATTGACGATATTATCTTGTATAAAGGTATAAGTGAGATTCAGTGcgaatatctataatgtatttggAGAACCTAGTCCGAGTCAGTTATCCGtgtgtttgatatgtgcaattttgatctggaggaacttcatacagtggacaatgatgttggttttttttttcgagaatgtgggcggggtttgaagaaaagtgtgggttatgtacagataacccacacttttaacaaaagaaagcacgccaaactatggtaTAAGTTTCTTTATTTCACTCATCTCACTCTTGTACTCAGTAACAACAACTCTCTAGAATTCTACCAGGGACTATACCgagtgtcttctgacatgtttctttatttcacacattttaTCCCTCCGAATACTAGTATTTTGCCTTATCCTCTCTAGTACAGACACACCTTCCCTGTCTAACACGGAGTCATGCTCTCTATATCTTACCCTGACATTGAAGTTCGGCCCCGCTTCCAGCAGGACCCTCGCCTTTTCCTTCGTAAAACAAATACAACCCCACTCATCTATCAGTGTATACAACAGAGGTCTGATGTCAGACCTATCATTATTGCGTTCATTATACAACTGCACCCTCTGATTGGCATCCAGACCTACACACAACATGTTACGCAGTACATCACATTCTTCCCCACATATTATATTCCAATCATCTTTCAATTTATCCATACACCACACTGAAGTGTCTGTCACCACCACATCATCCCTACTGTCTGTTTTAACTCCAGCATGTCTGATGTCCACCAGACAGTTAAATAGATGTAAATTTCCATTAAACTTACCTGgagtgattttattttgtttctgtATGAGATATTTCACTATATCTGGTTTGTTCAGTATTAATGCTCTATATACTGCTGACACATGGACATCAGGAACTTGAGTATCCCAGTCAGCTCCATGTTCCACTAGACATTTCACTGTTGATAGAGGGCAATATCGTACTGCCTGTAAGAGTGGTTTATCCCCCCAATAAacctgtagattgacatcagcccccgccttcaccagcttcTGTACCATACTCACATGTCCTCCATCGCATGCTGCAATCAGTGgtgttttttcaaattttccatGTAGATTAACATCTACCCCCGCCTTGATGAGTTTTTTCACCACAATCACATGTCCTCTTTCACATGCAGATACCAGTGGTACAATCCCCATATCATTCTCTAGGCTGACATCAGCGCCAGCCTTCAACAGCTCCTCCACCACACTTGCATGTCCTCCTTCACATGCAGTTATAAGTGGTGTATTCCCCTGTTCattctgtagattgacatcagacTCCGCCTTCACAAGTTCCTTCACCGTACTCAATTGACTTGACTTATTCCTTTTCACTCGTTGGGGAGCATAGGGCCCCACTGTACCCACATGTCCTTTAATACACGCAGCTATCAATGGTGTATTCCcatgtttattttgtagattgACTTCTGCCCCTGCCTTCACCAGCTTCTTCACCACACTCACGTGTCCCTCAAAGCATGCCTTAATCAGTGGTGTATCCCACCATTcatcctgtagattgacatgAGTCCCGGCCTTCACCAGTTCCCTCACCACACTTGCATGTCCTCCATAACATGCAGTCATCAGTGCTGAATTTATATGTCTATCCTTAGGATTGACATCAacccccgccttcaccagctcctttACTACACTCAAATGTCCTCCCGTacatgcagctatcagtggtgtatcCCCTCGCCTACACTCTCCATTGACATCAacccccgccttcaccagctccttcaCTATATTCACATGCCCTCCTTCACATGCAACAACAAGAGGTGAAACATGCATGTAAATCGAATTAAAATGAATACAAGCATCTTCACAAACATGAAGCAGAACCCTGACTGTCTGTACATCACCACTGTAACAACTCAATACTAGTAGTCTGATCTGTTCTTGAAGCATATCtgttttgttttgctgtttcgtacatgtatatataccggATTTAGATTGATATGGAGTATTACCTGTTATCCtaaataattcacttatatCCTCGTGTTGTTCACTTTGCTGTACTATGAACTGTAGGATATGATGATGTCCATTGTAAATCACCCACCCGATCACTCTCACATTGTACGTGTATTCTTGTTTTCTCTCGTCACTActtctgtacatgtattcattctCGTCATCGCCTATGTGCATGTTTTGTTTATACGTCTCATCTACCAGCATCTTCTGTATCTCCCACTCACCCCACTCCCAACTCTCCCTCACCACACACTTTTGTTTACTCACTATCTTATCTACGTTTTCCTGACTGGACAAAAACAAGAATTTCAATTCCGTGTATGATTTTGTCTCTAACACATCAATAAAAGCCTGACACACCTGGGGATGTTTTAAAACCTGATTCCTGAAAACATCATACAGCTCCATGTTCTGTATGTCTCTGTACAATCTCTCAGCTAACAGTGGGTACAGATCCTCACGTAACCTTATACAAAGATCAGACGATATTTCTCTCtcattgtttttataaacattcTCTTTCTCTTTTCCATCACTATCACTGCTACCCTCACCCCCCTCAATAGATTGAGATTCGCTCTCTTTCTCTTTTCCATCACTATCACTGCTACCCTCACCCCCCTCAATAGATTGAGATTCGCTCTGGTTCTCTTTTTCGTCACTATCACTGCTACTCTCACCCCCCTCAATAGATTGAGATTCGCTCTGGTTCTCTTTTTCGTCACTATCACTGCTACCCTCACCCCCCTCAATAGATTGAGATTCGCTCTGTTTCTCTTTTCCGTCACTATCGCTGCTACCCTCACCCCCCTCAATAGATTGAGATTCGCTCTGTTTCTCTTTTCCATCACTATCACTGCTACCCTCACCCCCCTCAATGGATTGAGATTCGCTCTGTTTCTCTTTTCCATCACTATCACTGCTACCCTCACCCCCCTCAATAGATTGAGATTCGCTCTCTTTCTCTTTTCCATCACTATCGTTCCTACCATCATCATCTCCCTCAATAGATTGAAAATCACTtcgtttttctttcatttggtTATCATTTGCTGGTTCACTTGTCTGTGGTTTGACATAATTAGCAATATAACTACTACtcatatacaacaatatttgTTCAGGAAACTGTTTGCCATACTGATAAGCACATATTTCAAACATGGAGTCATGTATAAATGTGTACTGTGCACCACACTGTTTTGTGTAGGTCTTCTCCATTGCTGACAAAGCATCCATAAACTTGAAAGTATCAGTGTTGAGCTCTAATCTGCAGTTTTCCAAAGTATTGTTTTTCTtatcaataaacttttcatgtttgaaaatatctttGGAGAGGCTGTTTTCATTTAACATGCACAAAACAAGTGTTGCATAATTCAGTTTGTTCTCCCTTTGCATATCATTAAGTTCATCAATGATACATTGGACTGGATTCAGGAAAAACTTCGAACCAAGAGCTTGGAATTTTGTGtcctttgaaaacaatttacaaaGAAAAGGAAACATGTAAGATGTTAACTTCAGCAATGTAGACGATATTAGATTTACATTTAAACCATACTTTCGGAGAATCTGTTTTTTGTCATTATTATCTAATGCTTTATCGGAACTGTGTAACCTAATTACAGTCTCTTCTTTGGTAAGGAATGGTTTGTTAGGTAACATCTCATTGAACACAGCCTCTCTACATGTCATCAAAGTTTTAGACTTAACCATGCAAGGTTCTGTTATTTTCTGTTCATAATTAATCAGCACATCTAATTTAGTTTTCTGAAGGCCAAAGACACCCACCAcatcatcaataacaaaaacctgCGGATTCCTAGGGTCACCATAATCCTCCATCTTCCTAACGTCTTTGGTTGGTACAACTTCGTAACCTTCCTCCTGGAGCTTGAGGGCGATGTGGTGAGCCGTGGCAGATTTCCCAGACCCGGACACACCAACAAACGTTACGTAAGGTTGGTTTCTCACTTTCTCCATTACTGACGGAAAGCTGTGGGTTTCATAGTAAAGCTTGTCTTCCTCTCTCCATTTCTGAATATCAATAttgtattgctctgaaattaaATGTTACGAAACAGCTGAATATCAATGATCATATGTTATTTCATGATACTTCAAATGCACTGGAATGGAATATATAGATACCACAATGGAACTAATATCAAATCTAAAACAATGTAAGGTCGTGGTTTCTAAAAGAAAAACACTTGTCTTTGACATTGACCTATTTTCGAGGTCAAATATAAATGAACCATAAGTGGAAAACATCACTGTAGAATTTTTAATCCAGAACTTGTGAATATACCAAATTCTTCAATATGCAAAGAAGATTTAATACAAGGTTACAATTTTTCTGTTCTGTGGATATCCATTGGAAGAAGACTTGGTTTTTCTTAATTAAATAGACAGCTGTTCGAATGCAACTTGGAAACTAAAACaacatgaattttataaatgtttcaaagTTAAAGGGCAATTGTAGATCACTAAGCGTCATCAACTTAATCTGTAACTGATACCACCAAACTTAAATTAAGAAATCATTGTACTCAGTAATAATTGGTTATTCTAGTAACATACCTCTCACATTTGGGGGAATGGGGGACTTTGTTAGTTTCTTCATTTCAtctaaaaacaaagaaaagaaaatgatttccTCTTcatcatgaaaaggtgaagataacgaacagtgatcaatctcctaaatGCTATAAagaataacaagaggcccaagggtcacatcgctcacctgtgtTACCTTGGCTAAtaatatctgaagactttccatttatatttgcatgtaataccttagtccgtattgtggccccaacctacccctggaggccatgaattttacaaacttgtcaggaagctttcatataaaaatcagctcctctggcccattggttcttgagaggatgatTTTCAAAggtcccatgtaaaactttggtcccctattgtggcccaaacctacccccgggTAGTAAGTAAGTCagtcattggttcttgagaagaagatttttaaagattttccctatatattgctatgtaaaatgtttatcccctaatgtggccccaacctaccccgggggccatgatttgaacaaacttgcatctgcactatgtcaggaattagctttcatgtaaatctcagctcttctggctcattggttcttgagaagaagatttttaaagatttttcctatatatgtctatgtaaaactttgatcccctattgtggccccaatctaccccgggggctatgatttgaacaaacctgaatatgcactatgtcaggaagctttcatgaaaatttcagctcctctggcccagtggttcttgagaagaagatttttaaatgaccccactctatttttgcattataTACTCTGTGTCAATTTCATCAATATTCATACATATAAGTGTATACTGTACCATCCAATCTATTGGCTTCCTCTGCAGTTTCTTCTATTCTATCTGTAAATAGATGATGACATCATAAGAAACAGACATTCTGAGATTGCTGTACAATACATCACATGCTGACAATAAATTGTGGAAAATGTGCAAATGCAACAATCCATAATTCTTTAAAATGCGGTTCAACAGTGAAAGCAGTGAAA encodes the following:
- the LOC125671725 gene encoding uncharacterized protein LOC125671725 — translated: MASSYASTPETTNANRACRVVLGPCTDGLRDTLRHYVPPPSFPHIIKQNERKLPRLTAVQRDLILPRHGSYTGNYDDMDISLLYILLRNITGISPHSKGWGNDPDPRDTSLSANIEIIRLARNRCVHCSVPFMSNTDFNSIWSTIRSVMVDLDDFLGNGKKYEKAVDFLRHESMDPEHDLHYEEKLRKQVEEDTKTREMVVKLENEMKKLTKSPIPPNVREQYNIDIQKWREEDKLYYETHSFPSVMEKVRNQPYVTFVGVSGSGKSATAHHIALKLQEEGYEVVPTKDVRKMEDYGDPRNPQVFVIDDVVGVFGLQKTKLDVLINYEQKITEPCMVKSKTLMTCREAVFNEMLPNKPFLTKEETVIRLHSSDKALDNNDKKQILRKYGLNVNLISSTLLKLTSYMFPFLCKLFSKDTKFQALGSKFFLNPVQCIIDELNDMQRENKLNYATLVLCMLNENSLSKDIFKHEKFIDKKNNTLENCRLELNTDTFKFMDALSAMEKTYTKQCGAQYTFIHDSMFEICAYQYGKQFPEQILLYMSSSYIANYVKPQTSEPANDNQMKEKRSDFQSIEGDDDGRNDSDGKEKESESQSIEGGEGSSDSDGKEKQSESQSIEGGEGSSDSDGKEKQSESQSIEGGEGSSDSDGKEKQSESQSIEGGEGSSDSDEKENQSESQSIEGGESSSDSDEKENQSESQSIEGGEGSSDSDGKEKESESQSIEGGEGSSDSDGKEKENVYKNNEREISSDLCIRLREDLYPLLAERLYRDIQNMELYDVFRNQVLKHPQVCQAFIDVLETKSYTELKFLFLSSQENVDKIVSKQKCVVRESWEWGEWEIQKMLVDETYKQNMHIGDDENEYMYRSSDERKQEYTYNVRVIGWVIYNGHHHILQFIVQQSEQHEDISELFRITGNTPYQSKSGIYTCTKQQNKTDMLQEQIRLLVLSCYSGDVQTVRVLLHVCEDACIHFNSIYMHVSPLVVACEGGHVNIVKELVKAGVDVNGECRRGDTPLIAACTGGHLSVVKELVKAGVDVNPKDRHINSALMTACYGGHASVVRELVKAGTHVNLQDEWWDTPLIKACFEGHVSVVKKLVKAGAEVNLQNKHGNTPLIAACIKGHVGTVGPYAPQRVKRNKSSQLSTVKELVKAESDVNLQNEQGNTPLITACEGGHASVVEELLKAGADVSLENDMGIVPLVSACERGHVIVVKKLIKAGVDVNLHGKFEKTPLIAACDGGHVSMVQKLVKAGADVNLQVYWGDKPLLQAVRYCPLSTVKCLVEHGADWDTQVPDVHVSAVYRALILNKPDIVKYLIQKQNKITPGKFNGNLHLFNCLVDIRHAGVKTDSRDDVVVTDTSVWCMDKLKDDWNIICGEECDVLRNMLCVGLDANQRVQLYNERNNDRSDIRPLLYTLIDEWGCICFTKEKARVLLEAGPNFNVRVRYREHDSVLDREGVSVLERIRQNTSIRRDKMCEIKKHVRRHSV